The genomic DNA CGCCCGGTTCGATCGGGTCGAGTCGCTGGACGCGCTGCTCACGCCGCTGCATCCGAGTTCCTGGGACCCCTCTGAGGGTGACCTGGTCGTGCTGCGGCGCCTGCTCACCCGCGCCTGGGAACTCGACGACGATCTGGAGCTGTGCGTGCAGAGCCCGCAGGTCGCGCCGGCGCGCACCCTGCTGTCGCTGTTCCCCGACGCGCGACTGACCATCATCGGCGACGGGTTGATGACCTATTCGCCGATCCGCGTCGCGCTGCCGCGCACGGTCGTCGAGCGCATCGGACGGGTCGTCTACGCCGATGTCGTGCCGGGTGTCGAGCCGCTCGTGTTCACCGAGACCGGCGCGGCACGAGTGCCGGTGCCGCCGAGCAGGTTCGGTGCCGTGCTCGCCGAGACGGCGGCGTCCGACCCCGACCTGGATGCTCTCGCCGATGGCACGCCGACGGCGCTCGTGCTCGGCCAGTACCTCGCCGCTCTCGGCCTCGTCGCCCCTGCCGAGGAGATCGCGATGCAGCAGGCGATGGTCGACCACGCGGCGCAGTGGGCGCCGGGGCGTATCGTCTTCAAGCCGCACCCCGCCGCCCCGCCGCAGGTCGTCGAGGCACTGCGCGAGCAAGCGCGCAGCCACGGCATGGAGTTCGCCGTCTACGACGGACCGGAATGGGCCGAGCTCGTCGCCGACCGATTGGAGGCCGTCGGCGTGGTCGCCGGCTTCTCGACGGCGCTGCCCACCGTGCAGGCGCTCTCCGGCCGCCCGATCGCCGCGGCGGGAACAGCCACCGTGCTGCGGCGGCTGACACCGTACGAGAACAGCAATCGAGTACCGGCGACGATCGTGGACGCGCTGACCCGGCCAGGATCCCCGTACCGTGACCCCGAGCGGCTGCAGCTGCTCATCGATGCCGTCGGCTATGCCATGCAGCCGGTCATCGCCGCGCATCTGCGGCCGCGTGCGGAGGAACTGCTCGGGTCTCTGAACGCCGCCGAGCGGGCCCGGTACTTCTCCCCGGAGCGCCTCATCGAACTGCGCCTGCCCGGCGCACCGCAGGAGGGGATCGTCCGCCGGGCGCTGCGGTCCACCGGTGGCGTCGGCCGCGCCGAGGAACTTCGATTGACGATCGCCGGAGCGCGGACGCGCGCCGCACGAGCATGGAAGGTGGTGCGTGGCCGATGATCCGAGTGGCAGCGATCATTCCCGCACGAGGCGGATCCAAGCAGGTCCCGCGGAAGAACCTCAGCAGGGTCGGCGGCATTCCGCTGATCGTGCGCGCCGTGCGTGCTGCTGCCGCTGCCGAGGGGGTGGACATCGTCGTCGTCACCACCGACGACGATGAGATCGCCGCGGTGAGCGCTGCCGCCGGTGCGCACGTCGTCCGGCGCCCGCCCGAGCTCGCCGGAGATACGGCGTCGTCGGAGAGCGCAGTGCTGCATGCCCTCGACGAGCTGGAGCGCGAGGGGATACCGGTCGACATCGTCGTGTTCGTGCAGGCCACCTCGCCGTTCATCCCGAGCGAGGGGATCGACGAGGCCATCGATCAGGTGCGCTCCGGAAGCTACGACAGCGTCTTCTCGGCGCATGAGACCTACGGGTTCCTGTGGGCGCGCGGCGAGGACGGCACCGCTGTCGCCATCAACCACGACGCCGCGCACCGCCCGCGGCGCCAGGACCGCGAACCGCACTACCTCGAGACCGGAGCCTTCTACGCCTTCGGCACCGAGGGGTTCCGGCGGGCCGGGTACCGCTTCTTCGGCAGGCTCGGGATCGTCGAAGTGCCGGAGTGGACGGCGGTCGAGATCGACGATGCTCAGCACCTCGCCGTGGCGTCGGCCGTGGCCGGTCTCGTGATCGAAACCGAGGCGATCGACGTGCGGGCAGTCGTGACCGACTTCGACGGCGTGCACACCGACGACACCGCCCTCATCGACAGCGACGGCCGCGAGTTCGTGCGCGTGAGTCGGGAGGACGGCATGGGGGTGTCGCTGCTGCGGCGTGCCGGCATCCCGATGCTCATCCTCTCCACCGAGACGAACCCCGTCGTCCGCGCCCGCGCCGACAAGCTGCGCGTGCCGGTGCTGCACGGCATCGATGACAAGCAGGCGGCGCTGGCCGACTGGGCCGCCGAGAACGGCATCGCGCTCTCGGACATCGCCTACCTCGGCAACGACGTCAACGACCTCGCTGCGATGCGATCGGTGGGCTGGCCGGTGGCCGTTGCGAACGCGCATCCGCTGGTGCGATCCGAAGCGCGCGTGGTGCTCAGCGCCGCCGGCGGACAGGGTGCCGTCCGCGAGCTGATCGAGCGCGTTCTGCAGGTCGACCGACCCCGGTAACCCGCGATTCGCGCGATGTTCACCCCCGGCGCGTACCCAGGAAGCTAAGGCTACGACTGGAGGACGACATGACCGTCACTATCGGATCGCGTGTGATCGGAGGGGGCCGTCCCGCATACGTCATCGCGGAGATCGGCCTGAACCACAACGGCGACGTGGACATCGCCAAGCAGCTCATCGACGTCGCGGCGCGCGCGGGTGCCGATGCGGTGAAGTTCCAGAAGCGCACTCCGGAGATCTCGACGCCCGAGCACATGCGCAACGTGCCGCGCGAGACGCCCTGGGGCACCATGACCTACCTCGACTACCGCCGCCGCGTGGAGTTCGGCCGCGACGAGTACGTCGAGATCGGCGACCACGCCACCCTGCAGGGCCTGGACTGGTTCGCCTCCCCGTGGGACGTGCCCAGCGTGGCATTCCTGGAAGACCTCAACGTGGTGGCGCACAAGGTCGCCTCGGCCAGCCTCACCGACATCGAGCTGCTCGAGGCGCTCCGCGCGACCGGCAAGCCGATCATCCTCTCCACCGGCATGTCGACGATCGAGCAGATCGACCGGGCGCTGGACACCCTCAGCACCGATCGGGTCGTGCTCATGCACGCCACCTCGACCTATCCGATGGAGCCGGAGGAGGCGAACCTGCGGGTCATCAGCACGCTTCGCGACCGCTACCCCGGCGTACCGGTCGGCTACTCCGGGCACGAACGAGGGCTGCAGATCTCCCTTGCGGCCGCTGCGCTCGGCGCCGTGG from Microbacterium sp. LWO13-1.2 includes the following:
- a CDS encoding N-acetylneuraminate synthase family protein, encoding MTVTIGSRVIGGGRPAYVIAEIGLNHNGDVDIAKQLIDVAARAGADAVKFQKRTPEISTPEHMRNVPRETPWGTMTYLDYRRRVEFGRDEYVEIGDHATLQGLDWFASPWDVPSVAFLEDLNVVAHKVASASLTDIELLEALRATGKPIILSTGMSTIEQIDRALDTLSTDRVVLMHATSTYPMEPEEANLRVISTLRDRYPGVPVGYSGHERGLQISLAAAALGAVAVERHITLDRTMWGSDHAASLEPAGLAHLVRDIRVIETALGDGVKRVFPGEQAPMAKLRRVPA
- a CDS encoding polysialyltransferase family glycosyltransferase; this translates as MTQLFALHSAYGLATAAAAIDEGVFDAGGPRILVPFNSARVPETTHGIDELPNLAPLRARFDRVESLDALLTPLHPSSWDPSEGDLVVLRRLLTRAWELDDDLELCVQSPQVAPARTLLSLFPDARLTIIGDGLMTYSPIRVALPRTVVERIGRVVYADVVPGVEPLVFTETGAARVPVPPSRFGAVLAETAASDPDLDALADGTPTALVLGQYLAALGLVAPAEEIAMQQAMVDHAAQWAPGRIVFKPHPAAPPQVVEALREQARSHGMEFAVYDGPEWAELVADRLEAVGVVAGFSTALPTVQALSGRPIAAAGTATVLRRLTPYENSNRVPATIVDALTRPGSPYRDPERLQLLIDAVGYAMQPVIAAHLRPRAEELLGSLNAAERARYFSPERLIELRLPGAPQEGIVRRALRSTGGVGRAEELRLTIAGARTRAARAWKVVRGR
- a CDS encoding acylneuraminate cytidylyltransferase gives rise to the protein MIRVAAIIPARGGSKQVPRKNLSRVGGIPLIVRAVRAAAAAEGVDIVVVTTDDDEIAAVSAAAGAHVVRRPPELAGDTASSESAVLHALDELEREGIPVDIVVFVQATSPFIPSEGIDEAIDQVRSGSYDSVFSAHETYGFLWARGEDGTAVAINHDAAHRPRRQDREPHYLETGAFYAFGTEGFRRAGYRFFGRLGIVEVPEWTAVEIDDAQHLAVASAVAGLVIETEAIDVRAVVTDFDGVHTDDTALIDSDGREFVRVSREDGMGVSLLRRAGIPMLILSTETNPVVRARADKLRVPVLHGIDDKQAALADWAAENGIALSDIAYLGNDVNDLAAMRSVGWPVAVANAHPLVRSEARVVLSAAGGQGAVRELIERVLQVDRPR